Proteins from one Roseofilum casamattae BLCC-M143 genomic window:
- a CDS encoding ISAs1 family transposase, translating into EIVRKIQEKKADYVLSLKKNHPTLHAEVELKFNSLKDNSGQLGNIDYAQVLGNIIRQHWGIENQVHWTLDVTFNEDSSRIRSGHSPHNFALLRRWALNALRQETTLKRSLRQKQKRVAMNNDYMFSILSSFCQG; encoded by the coding sequence GAAATTGTCCGAAAAATTCAAGAGAAAAAAGCTGATTATGTTCTCTCATTAAAAAAGAATCATCCCACCCTTCATGCTGAAGTAGAACTGAAGTTTAATTCTCTCAAAGATAACTCAGGTCAATTGGGAAATATTGACTATGCTCAAGTTTTAGGCAACATTATTCGCCAACATTGGGGTATTGAAAACCAGGTTCATTGGACTTTAGATGTGACCTTTAATGAAGATTCCAGTCGGATTCGTTCCGGTCATAGTCCTCACAACTTTGCCCTTCTCAGACGTTGGGCGCTCAATGCTCTTCGTCAGGAAACTACTCTCAAGCGTAGTTTACGACAGAAGCAGAAGCGGGTAGCTATGAATAATGACTATATGTTCTCTATCCTCAGTTCCTTTTGTCAAGGGTGA